One Algibacter sp. L3A6 genomic region harbors:
- a CDS encoding RNA polymerase sigma factor RpoD/SigA yields the protein MRQLKITKQVTNRETASLDKYLQEIGKVDLITADEEVELAQRIKAGDQVALEKLTKANLRFVVSVAKQYQNQGLTLPDLINEGNLGLIKAAQRFDETRGFKFISYAVWWIRQSILQALAEQSRIVRLPLNKIGSINKINKTFAFLEQSHERPPSAEEIAKELDMTINDVKESMKNSGRHVSMDAPLVEGEDSNLYDVLNSGESPNPDRELLHESLRTEIERALETLTPREADVIRLYFGLGNQHPMTLEEIGETFDLTRERVRQIKEKAIRRLKHTSRSKILKTYLG from the coding sequence ATGAGACAACTTAAAATTACCAAGCAGGTTACCAATAGAGAGACCGCATCGCTGGATAAATATCTTCAAGAAATTGGAAAGGTTGATTTAATTACTGCAGACGAAGAGGTTGAATTAGCACAACGTATCAAAGCGGGAGATCAAGTCGCTTTAGAGAAGTTAACAAAAGCTAATTTACGTTTCGTTGTATCGGTTGCTAAACAATATCAAAACCAAGGACTTACATTACCAGATTTAATTAACGAAGGTAATTTAGGTTTAATTAAAGCCGCACAACGTTTTGATGAAACGCGTGGTTTTAAATTTATCTCTTATGCTGTATGGTGGATTCGTCAATCTATTCTTCAGGCATTAGCAGAACAATCTCGTATTGTGCGTTTACCTTTGAATAAAATTGGTTCTATTAACAAGATTAATAAAACATTTGCCTTTTTAGAGCAAAGTCATGAACGTCCACCTTCTGCTGAAGAAATTGCAAAAGAATTGGATATGACGATTAACGATGTTAAGGAGTCTATGAAAAACTCTGGACGTCACGTAAGTATGGATGCACCTTTAGTTGAAGGTGAAGATTCTAACTTATATGATGTATTAAACTCAGGAGAGTCTCCAAATCCAGATCGTGAATTATTACACGAATCTTTACGTACAGAAATTGAGCGTGCTTTAGAAACATTAACACCTCGTGAAGCAGATGTTATTCGTTTATACTTTGGTTTAGGAAACCAACACCCAATGACTTTAGAAGAAATTGGAGAAACTTTCGATCTAACACGTGAGCGTGTGCGTCAAATTAAAGAAAAAGCTATTCGTAGATTAAAACATACGTCTAGAAGTAAAATATTAAAAACATATTTAGGTTAG
- a CDS encoding VWA domain-containing protein: MKKTITVFALIAICSLMQSCYVMKKSDDFYKIETSTLNTLYLIDISGSMEGIDEGSVKDQVMREVGDTAGNQVSKIIGGKFGSLLGKQVANEATKLGAVKRNLIPAIKGLPDGKKFIIFTFNNDVTKQSTEFKVADNVSRTSSNVFVKNLKAGGGTNTLEGLLEALSMPDVQEIVLMSDGLPNSGPKVVLDEIRKVNTNNIIIHTIAFGDDADLDFMKTLAEENNGKFITSKI, translated from the coding sequence ATGAAAAAAACGATAACAGTATTTGCTCTAATTGCTATTTGCTCATTAATGCAATCTTGCTATGTGATGAAAAAATCTGATGATTTTTACAAAATAGAAACATCAACTCTAAACACGCTTTATCTTATTGATATTTCGGGAAGTATGGAAGGTATAGATGAAGGCTCTGTTAAAGACCAAGTAATGCGCGAAGTTGGTGACACAGCAGGAAATCAAGTTAGTAAAATTATAGGTGGTAAATTTGGTAGCTTATTAGGAAAACAAGTCGCTAATGAAGCTACCAAGCTAGGTGCAGTAAAACGTAATCTAATACCTGCAATAAAAGGCTTACCTGACGGTAAAAAGTTTATTATTTTCACTTTTAACAACGATGTTACAAAACAATCTACAGAATTTAAAGTAGCCGATAATGTATCGAGAACGTCTTCTAATGTTTTCGTAAAAAATCTAAAAGCTGGTGGAGGCACAAACACTCTAGAAGGACTTTTAGAGGCGTTATCTATGCCCGACGTACAAGAAATAGTACTTATGAGTGACGGTCTTCCAAACAGCGGCCCTAAAGTTGTGCTTGACGAAATACGCAAAGTAAACACTAACAATATTATTATTCACACTATTGCCTTTGGTGATGATGCAGATTTAGATTTCATGAAAACTTTAGCTGAAGAAAATAACGGGAAGTTTATTACATCAAAAATATAA
- a CDS encoding LytR/AlgR family response regulator transcription factor translates to MDIKDILYAKSDNNYTSFLLVDGKSILVSKPLKSFDEKLKEHRFFRVHQSFLINLNYITSFNKRSDEVVLNGNHAIPVAQSRKKNLLNYIDELF, encoded by the coding sequence GTGGATATTAAGGATATTTTATATGCAAAATCAGATAATAACTACACCTCTTTTTTGTTAGTGGATGGTAAGAGTATATTAGTGTCAAAACCGCTTAAATCTTTTGATGAAAAACTAAAAGAACATCGTTTTTTTCGTGTTCACCAAAGTTTTTTAATAAACTTAAATTACATTACCTCTTTTAATAAACGCAGTGATGAAGTTGTTCTAAATGGAAACCATGCTATTCCAGTTGCTCAAAGTAGGAAAAAGAATTTACTTAATTATATTGATGAATTGTTCTAA
- a CDS encoding LytR/AlgR family response regulator transcription factor, giving the protein METISCFIVEDDPQAFAYASSIIETYQHIKIVGTSNTIKEAAMLIKELKPNFIILDVFLIDGNAFEFLPLFDNIDFKIIFTTSYAKFAIDAFKFSALDYLLKPYEKKDLILAIDKVVSDLEKTNYQQQLSTLMHNISNKEQF; this is encoded by the coding sequence ATGGAAACTATATCTTGCTTTATTGTAGAAGACGATCCGCAGGCCTTTGCCTATGCGTCGTCTATTATAGAAACCTATCAACACATAAAAATAGTTGGTACTTCTAATACAATTAAAGAAGCCGCAATGCTAATAAAAGAACTAAAGCCAAACTTTATTATTTTAGATGTTTTTCTAATTGACGGTAATGCTTTTGAGTTTCTACCTCTATTTGATAATATTGATTTTAAAATCATTTTTACAACCTCGTATGCTAAGTTCGCCATTGATGCTTTTAAGTTTAGTGCTTTAGATTATCTATTAAAACCTTATGAAAAGAAGGACCTAATTCTGGCTATAGATAAAGTTGTAAGTGATCTTGAAAAAACAAATTACCAGCAGCAATTAAGCACATTAATGCATAATATTTCCAATAAAGAGCAATTTTAA